The region TTTGTCATAAACGCTACAAATAGATTTCTATGTCCATGTCTAAGCATCATGCGAAGCGGTGTTTCGTGGGCGCTTTCTAGCAACCCAGTTCTGGGACTTTTGAGGCTGTTTGAGTGGTAGACGATTGAGCATTTGGAtgatattttgcatttttatagCTTCCATAAATTGATGGCTGCTTTTCAAGCACATCATTTACATCGCGCTTTATCTAAATCTATTCATAGATAATTTAAAGTCCAGAAATTTACTTCTTCTGATGGAAGTCGATGCTGTAGCGTGCACTGCAATGATACgaatgcatcaaaacttctgCATGGATGATTTGCTAGGTTAGATGAGGCAAAACGACCGATTTTACGCTTTCTGAATATTCACTCAACCGAACAGTACGCCAATCaaacatcaatcgatcgacaatGTATATCATTATCATTCTATTGCACCGCACATATGACTGGGTAAACTGTATCTGTGGCTAAGGTGATCTTATCTCGGAAAGTATTTACTTTTTTGATGCGTGCTGTGCAGTGAATGATACATGGAATAATAATTACATATATGGCTGCTTGTTTTTTGTCAATCCTATGATATCCGTTTGATCAGAAATTAGTTTCATACTCCTTTAAATAGCTATTGAACCTCATCCACCAAGCATACAGTAGCCAAATATcttattaattaaatttcttcaGGACAAAAGCACATCCTAACGCCACACAGATCAAGTGCATCTCCTGCACATCGActtttccaaaaaccacctGCATTTTTTACCAGAATagttaaaaaataatgaaaagatCTCGCTTTGATTGCGAGGTGGAgtcttctgttctgttattTTCTGTTATTTataggaagaaggaaaatggaaaacttctcACCGCACAAAACTGTAGGCATTATGTGAGCACATCATTGTAGTGTAACGCAAGAGCAGAGAGTGACTTAATTCATCTGGCCATACCATGAGAGTGATAGCTGACGGACTAAGCCATTGGTGTCCTGGACAGATACAGAGTGCATGGCAAACTGTAAGTGAACAACACCGACTGGCCATCCGCACCACCTGATGAAGGTAACTAAAGGATTCTACTGACGCACCTAGTAGTGTTCGTTCGCCAGTTGTTACATCTGTTGAGCGCGAATAGTTATAAAtaaggaaaatgtttttttataagAAGGTTATTGTTCCTTTATTATAATTGCTTTCATATCCATACACACTTTTTATTTGATCTCGTCAAATTTCACATTTTTGGCTTCCCATGCGACCACAGGTTTATGAGCAAAGCAGTAGTGGAAAGAACACAAATTGTCCACCACAGTACGTTAACTATACAATTTGTTTAGTTTCATCACGATAAATTGCACAAGTCTTGTGTAAGAATGGAAGTTAAAATCAATCCTCGTATTACCACAAGCGTAGGAATGTTAACGTTTGATGAATTACGTGTGCATGCGAGCAACGTAATTGATACACATGGAATGTTTGCTGTGTGGACGGCAGAATACAGGCTCTATTCTTCATATTTTTTCTCAACCTCCACACGCTCCTTCTTCACAGAGAACTCCACGAGACAGAACGTTGTAGTTCCGATGATAGTTAAGACCACCAAAATGAGCAACTGAACGTGGAGCCCGAAATGCGAGGAATACACAAAGCTGGCCGCAGCAGCGATCGACTGGAAGATAGGAGAATGGTGTGTTAAATAAAAGATTCAATTGCTCGCTAATTTGTCTCATACCTGTGTGAACTTGAAGATTGCGAAGGCTTCAGCCGGTTGGTTCTTGAATACTCCGCCCAGCATGGAGTAACACTGCGTGTTGAAGCAAGCATCACCGAACCctagcagcagcgagcagagcATTGCCACAATGGCGCTTGGTGGATTGATATACGACACTTCGTCCGTATTGCCAAAAGGAGCCACGTTGGGCAGGTTGATGAACACGAGGAAGTAGGAAATCAAATGCAACACTCCTCCGACTATCACGACCGGATCGCGCCCGTATCTAGTAGTGATTCTGGTACCGAGCAACCCGAACGCAACGCCACCGACAACTTCACCGATTCCGATGAATACACCGTTCAGGCCAACCAATTGCTTTGCCGACGTGCCAATGGCAGTGGTAAAACCAACACTCGACCCATAAACGCCACTGAAGAACGACAGGGAAAGGCCTACAAATacaaagtaaattaaaaaaggagTGTCACGTGGAAGGATCGCATCgttatcatttcatttgttagaaatcgattttcttacCAGTGTACACGAAAGTAATACTGAGCAGTATCATCCGCTTCGTCTTGAACAACTGTATCGCATCAACGAATGCTTGTTTTGGTGTGGCAGGTGCTGTTAGTTCCGTGGCCGCATCTTGGTCGGCGATAGGACGCCTGAGGCAGGAGAGCATAACCGTACCCAGGATGCCTACTGCGACCAGGACCGAGAAAACGATCGTGCGCGTTTCCACGTCGATATGCGTTTTGCCTTGGAACGtgaaaaacaccaacaaatTGCCGAAAAACATACTGCAACGAGATGGAAAGGGAAACAGAGTTAGTAATgtattgtgtgttgtgtttgttttcattaccTCATTTGAAGCATAGCCCAGAACACTCCAGAGTTTCTGGAGATGGtttcgttgttgctgcattgCGATAGATATGTGCCTTGGCCGGTCCAGATGAGAGCTGCGCCAGCACCAAGCACAACACTGAACAGGTACAGCAGTGCCACGTGTGGTACGAAGAAGCATGCCATAAATAAGCTGAAGATAAAAGAACCAAATGTTAGTTTTGTACAGACACCGGAACAGAAGACCATACAAGAGTTATGCATCaggaaattaaaatgaattcagGAAAGTAATCCATCATCTTCAAAGCAGAGAGGGACGCATAAAATGAAGATCAGTTTCACCTTTATGCTAAATTCTGTCGATATAGTCCTTATTATTCAGAAATGATCCTGAATTTACTATCAGGGCGCTTACTGGGTTACATAATCGCCAGATCTGATCATGCATTTCAGATTACGAGTAAATCCGCTAATAATAGCTTGCCACTAAAAATATACATGTTAAGTTGTTTCAAAAATCGGCTTATGAAGATTATGCaagaaaatacgaaaagaaaTGTTCCATTTCAAAAAGATTTGTAGGCAAAAAGAAATCAACTAAAAGGATATTacaacatttgtttttttctcagcATCGGGAATTATTAGGTGAAGGCTATCGCTATAAATCTATTAGAAGGTCAAATAGCTGTGGGAGGATAATCTTAAATGAAAAAGACGATAATTTTAGCATAAAAGTTGACCATGGTGGTCACAAGCATGGTAGGCGGATAACGCAAAACAAATTAGTCATCAATTTTACTTACACCAAGCACACGTTGGTGCTGATCGAAATGGTACAGATACGGATCGTCCGATTTGAAGACGTGCCAGACTTGTTGGCCTTGCCGAATGGTCCAAATGTCCTCGACACAAAATTGACCAGAAACATTACATCGTGAATTTGCATACGGTTAAGCAAAAACAAGACATGATCAATGTCAAGACCGACGTTCAAATGAGGGCACGAAACCATCTGGCACTCAAGAACGGCACAGCATTCATCGTTCTTATTTGCATTGACTAATTCTCAAATAACGTTGCTCTCCAAGCACTGGCGCACGTTATGCACAAAGGTGGTGCTTTTAAAACCAGTCAAACTAGTGGGACACATCTAAACCAGTCTCAAATCAAGTTTGGCTGGATAAGAAACGGACTGAAAAATATTATTCTGATCGGTTGTTTCGCCATCCATAGCAGTTGAAGATTGAACCGGCCCAGAATACCCGACCCGAGCATAACTCACTAGAGCGCGTTATCTGTGCGTTATCATACTCATTCGATGCGCAGGCTGGGACAGGCACATGTGCTCTGTTCGACCAGCGGCGTATGTTGTACGCGTTTGAACAAAGCTATAAAGAGTGCAACGTTTCAAGCACCCTTTGAATCTATTTGATTGATTCCAGAGCAGCGCTGCTTGGTCGTCTCTTGAGAACCTTTGTGTAATGGCTGCATTCCAAGCTAATGACGACATTAAATCCAGAGCAAAGCCTACAATGGACCTGCGCGGGGCTGATCTTACAGCGCAACGTGTGCCTGCCTGTGTGCTAACCTGCAACAATTAAGATTAAACTTACCAATATGTGACGGCGCCGATAATCATGGCTAATCGTGGCCCAATTGCCGAGAGTACGGACGGTGTAACCCAGTTTGATAAAGATAGTGCAGCATAGATGATAGCCAGGCTCGTATAGCCATCTCCAGTGAATGAGGGTTCGTCCTTCTTGATACTGTCGATGATGGTTTGCTGTATGGCGCCGTGTGTGGGCGCGCGTGGGGTGATATAGAATACGAAAAATGTTTAATCGGAACAGCATGTATTTGAGTGACCTTCGAAAACAGGCGTTGCCGTAATCGACCAGAAGGTTGCCTTGACTGCTTCAGTTATTCCagtctttaaaaaaaaccggtttAACGTAGCTTACGAAATCGAGAGAAAGTGAACTTTAAAGGCAAAAGCAACAATATTTACGTGCCCCAACAGGCCCCACCTCTCCTATTACGGGTATTACAATTGATCGATCAGCGTGCCACGGAGTCACTTCGCTACCGTTCGTGAGGCACTTCAAAAAGCCAGCCACTTTAGCGAGGGGGCGGACGGTtgtgtttccttcctttcacgCGGATTTACCGATTCAGGCGTGAAGCGGCTGATTGCCAGTCCGCCGCTCACCGTGGAACGCTGATTGACGAATTCTAAAGACTCTAGCTCTACGGCTCTGGCTGCCGGAAATGGTTCAATCAGCAGATCGCAATTGAAAATTTGGCCTTACCTCGATGTTGCCTAGCGTTTGAAAGGAGGTGAAAATCAGCATAAAACCGAAGCCCAGCATGAACACGTTGACAAAATTATGTTCCACCATCGTTACGCACTAGCTACGGACCGTTCTTATcgataacaacaaacaaaacaaaagaaaaatcaacaaaacacaacgcaACGACTCGGTAATACTACAACGGACACTACGGCGACGCGTCTGCGATCGTCATCGGTACAACTTCGAATGAGGCGCGCGCCAACCAACACGCAACTCGCTCGCAGCAGCCCACTTTCTCCTCTAGGCGCGCTcgctgcaccaccgccgcgTCCTCACAAATCCACGATCACGGAACATTGCGACGAGCACTTTCAATGGTCGGTGGATCCTGCTCCCTTCCTGGTGTGTCCGTTCCGAGATGTGTCCTCGAGAAGGTCCTTATTTGGAAGCGGCAGGACGAAAAGAAGTGAAAGGGAAATCGCGCGCGCCACGGACCAGTTCAATGCActttaaaaagcaaaacaaagcgcCGTCAGCTGGTGGCGCCAGAAACGTCACTTTGGAGTGGGTTCAAAAcaaaggtgcttattctgtaactttcgattacgatggcctcaggcgttcgattcatttagttcattttgtgttcatttggtgttcacgatcgcctgcatgtcgagtgcatttttgtggtcgacagctggcgttctgtttacatcgagcatcgagcatctgaaaaacagttatagcgtcctgattgtgcatcaataatttctttctgctaatcgtatactattattacaaaggttaagtcgtttttataccgaaaaaaacaagttaattaacagtttttttacttcaaactgtcattttgaattgtttattgttttcgaaacgtttcgaaattcgcatgaatcatcgaacgcctgaggccatcgtaatcgaaagttacagaataagcaccaaaAACTCCGGAACACGGCCAGCGGCCGGAACGTGGACGGAATCTGGGTTCTCGTGGTGGTACACGATGGCGTCAAGGTCAACGGTAGTTTGTCGATTGTGTGCCCAGGAGCGCGCTAGTGTGAAGATATTgttcgaaaagaaaaatgcacCGCTACTAGGAATGTTCCAACAATGCACAGGGTTACCGGTAAGTGTTCCTTGCGCGTTCGTGCTGTATCCAGTtgctttatgtttcttttgttgcagATTTCAAAGTACGATGAACTGCCACAGGCCGTGTGTGAATCATGCGAACAGGACCTACACACCTTGCACTCCTTCTTTATACGATGTCGTCAAAAAAGGCCCTCCGCAGGAATGGGGCAGACAGACCCGAGCAATCTGGATAACAAAGAGCCCGACCAGGCCCCAGGGCGCACAGGAACAGCTGCTAAAACAAATGAACAAGAATCGCGAATCGAGGAGCGACCATTCGTTTGTGAGTTCTGCAACAAACGCTTTAAGGCCTGGATGGGGCTACAGGAACATTACATTACCCACACCGAAGATCGGCCCTTTGCGTGCCCGATTTGTGATCGACGATTTAAATCTTCCAAACACTACAAACGCCACTACGTCATACATTCCGATGATCGCCGGTTTGGGTGCAACGTTTGCAATAAGATGTTTAAAACATCGTCCGAACGGATTTCCCACGCCAAAACACACAGCGAGGAGCGCCCGTTTGCTTGCGAAATTTGTGGCAAAACGTTTAAGACCGCCAAAATACGCAAGATCCACTACACCATGCACAGCAATGAGCGTCCGTTTGCGTGTGAGCTGTGCGATAAACGATTCAAAACGTCCAGCAACCTTTCCTCACACTCGCTATCACACAACAAAGAAAGGCGCTTCAAGTGCGAACTTTGCGGCAAACAGTTTCATTCCTCGTTCCGGCTTAAGGATCACATTTCAACGCATTCCGATGACCGATCCTTTGCTTGTGAGTTTTGTGAGAAACGGTTCAAAACGTGCAAGCAGCGCAAAATCCACTACGCAACGCACAGCGATGACCGGTCGTTCGTGTGCGACATATGTAACAAACGGTTTAAAACCTCCAGCACGCTGGCTACGCATTACGCCCTGCACACGGACGACCGGGTGTACAAATGCGATACCTGTGGAAAGACAttcaaacagaacaaaaatttaaaacgccatattgCGACTCTACATGAGGATGCAGCTAGTACATTGTAACTCGCctgtttcattccattcccatCGGCCTTTGGGAACTAACTAACGGATAAGATAACGGAGCAATTCCATTCCTGCAACATATGTTCTTTCATTTTAGCGACGCCGAAAACGAATCAATCTTATAAACAATACGCATTTATTGCCAACATGTATTTCAGAGGCAGTGGAAAGAGGTGGATAACTGAAAAAAACGTACCTAGCTGCTAAAGATGGTTTCCACATTGTTTCTAGCGGAAAGAATAACATCATTAACTCCGACACCGTCGTACGATGCACCACACAGAGCTATGGGAAGTTTGTGT is a window of Anopheles aquasalis chromosome 2, idAnoAquaMG_Q_19, whole genome shotgun sequence DNA encoding:
- the LOC126570471 gene encoding UNC93-like protein MFSD11, producing the protein MVEHNFVNVFMLGFGFMLIFTSFQTLGNIEQTIIDSIKKDEPSFTGDGYTSLAIIYAALSLSNWVTPSVLSAIGPRLAMIIGAVTYCLFMACFFVPHVALLYLFSVVLGAGAALIWTGQGTYLSQCSNNETISRNSGVFWAMLQMSMFFGNLLVFFTFQGKTHIDVETRTIVFSVLVAVGILGTVMLSCLRRPIADQDAATELTAPATPKQAFVDAIQLFKTKRMILLSITFVYTGLSLSFFSGVYGSSVGFTTAIGTSAKQLVGLNGVFIGIGEVVGGVAFGLLGTRITTRYGRDPVVIVGGVLHLISYFLVFINLPNVAPFGNTDEVSYINPPSAIVAMLCSLLLGFGDACFNTQCYSMLGGVFKNQPAEAFAIFKFTQSIAAAASFVYSSHFGLHVQLLILVVLTIIGTTTFCLVEFSVKKERVEVEKKYEE
- the LOC126570465 gene encoding zinc finger protein 235-like codes for the protein MASRSTVVCRLCAQERASVKILFEKKNAPLLGMFQQCTGLPISKYDELPQAVCESCEQDLHTLHSFFIRCRQKRPSAGMGQTDPSNLDNKEPDQAPGRTGTAAKTNEQESRIEERPFVCEFCNKRFKAWMGLQEHYITHTEDRPFACPICDRRFKSSKHYKRHYVIHSDDRRFGCNVCNKMFKTSSERISHAKTHSEERPFACEICGKTFKTAKIRKIHYTMHSNERPFACELCDKRFKTSSNLSSHSLSHNKERRFKCELCGKQFHSSFRLKDHISTHSDDRSFACEFCEKRFKTCKQRKIHYATHSDDRSFVCDICNKRFKTSSTLATHYALHTDDRVYKCDTCGKTFKQNKNLKRHIATLHEDAASTL